From the Archangium lipolyticum genome, one window contains:
- the rpmG gene encoding 50S ribosomal protein L33 has translation MPKGNRSIISLECTVCKERNYYTTKNKRKSQDKLELSKYCPRDRKHTVHKEGKV, from the coding sequence ATGCCCAAGGGTAACCGCAGCATCATTTCGCTCGAGTGCACGGTGTGCAAGGAGCGGAACTACTACACCACCAAGAACAAGCGGAAGAGCCAGGACAAGCTCGAGCTGAGCAAGTACTGCCCCCGCGACCGGAAGCATACCGTCCATAAGGAAGGTAAGGTCTAG
- the rplK gene encoding 50S ribosomal protein L11, protein MKKITGQVKLQIPAGKANPAPPIGPALGQQGVNIMEFCKQFNAKTQAEAKEGLIIPVIITVYQDRSFTFILKTPPAAVLIKKAAGLHTEKKKGSGAKKPGKEKVGQITQKQLEEIAKKKLEDTTAGSLDACKRTIAGTARSMGIEVV, encoded by the coding sequence ATGAAGAAGATCACTGGACAGGTCAAGCTGCAGATTCCCGCCGGTAAGGCGAACCCCGCTCCGCCGATCGGCCCCGCGCTCGGTCAGCAGGGCGTGAACATCATGGAGTTCTGCAAGCAGTTCAACGCCAAGACCCAGGCGGAGGCCAAGGAGGGTCTGATCATCCCGGTGATCATCACCGTGTATCAGGATCGCTCCTTCACCTTCATCCTGAAGACGCCCCCCGCGGCCGTCCTCATCAAGAAGGCGGCGGGCCTGCACACCGAGAAGAAGAAGGGCTCGGGCGCCAAGAAGCCGGGCAAGGAGAAGGTGGGGCAGATCACCCAGAAGCAGCTCGAGGAGATCGCCAAGAAGAAGCTCGAGGACACGACGGCCGGTTCGCTGGACGCCTGCAAGCGCACCATCGCTGGCACCGCGCGCTCCATGGGCATCGAAGTCGTCTGA
- the secE gene encoding preprotein translocase subunit SecE, which produces MAAASEASQQANRSGMDPKRLVVIFYLIAGLIFALFLEHVCGLIWARAGWSDPTVIEGIDWQVSSLVGFVLAAGLAVGAYLHPKTHGLSLEVASELMKVTWPSWAETKASTLAVIVASVVAAVLLFFIDTLAYNLMVEWIPSIWGKL; this is translated from the coding sequence ATGGCAGCGGCATCCGAAGCCAGCCAGCAGGCCAACCGTTCGGGCATGGATCCGAAGCGGCTGGTGGTCATCTTCTACCTCATCGCGGGTCTCATCTTCGCGCTCTTCCTCGAGCACGTCTGTGGCCTCATCTGGGCCCGGGCCGGATGGAGTGACCCCACCGTCATCGAGGGTATCGACTGGCAGGTCTCCTCGCTGGTGGGCTTCGTGCTCGCCGCGGGCCTCGCCGTGGGCGCCTACCTGCACCCCAAGACCCATGGTCTCTCGCTCGAGGTCGCCTCGGAGCTGATGAAGGTCACCTGGCCTTCCTGGGCGGAGACCAAGGCGTCGACCCTGGCGGTCATCGTCGCGTCGGTCGTGGCGGCCGTTCTCCTCTTCTTCATCGACACCCTCGCCTACAACCTTATGGTTGAGTGGATACCCTCCATCTGGGGGAAGCTGTAA
- the nusG gene encoding transcription termination/antitermination protein NusG — protein MAMKWYVVHTYSNFENQAKKSLEERIRLEGLQELFGEILIPMEQVVEMVKGEKKTSRRKFFPGYIFVQMELNDRSWHLVKNTPKITGFPGAAQNEQPTPISDKEVARLTSQISEGTLKPKPKVQFSDGDTVRVIDGPFANFNGTVEEVNAEKGRVKVLVSIFGRATPVELDFMQVEKTTG, from the coding sequence ATGGCGATGAAATGGTACGTGGTCCACACCTACTCGAACTTCGAGAACCAGGCGAAGAAGAGCCTGGAGGAGCGGATCCGGCTCGAGGGGTTGCAGGAATTGTTCGGCGAAATCCTGATTCCCATGGAACAGGTCGTCGAGATGGTGAAGGGCGAGAAGAAGACGTCCCGGCGCAAGTTCTTCCCGGGCTACATCTTCGTGCAGATGGAGCTCAATGACCGCTCCTGGCACTTGGTGAAGAACACGCCGAAGATCACCGGTTTCCCCGGTGCGGCCCAGAACGAGCAGCCCACGCCCATCTCGGACAAGGAGGTGGCCCGGCTCACCTCCCAGATCTCCGAGGGAACGCTCAAGCCCAAGCCCAAGGTGCAGTTCTCCGACGGAGACACCGTCCGCGTCATCGACGGGCCGTTCGCCAATTTCAACGGCACGGTCGAAGAGGTCAACGCGGAGAAGGGTCGCGTGAAGGTGCTCGTCAGCATCTTCGGCCGCGCCACTCCGGTGGAGCTCGATTTCATGCAGGTGGAGAAGACCACCGGCTAG
- a CDS encoding EF-Tu C-terminal domain-related protein: VVGLRPTQKTVVTGVEMFRKLLDEGMAGDNIGALVRGLKREDLERGQVLAKPGSITPHTKFKAQIYVLTKEEGGRHTPFFKGYRPQFYFRTTDVTGTVKLPENVEMVMPGDNIAIEVELITPVAMEKELRFAVREGGRTVGAGVVAEIIA, from the coding sequence AGGTCGTGGGTCTGCGTCCGACGCAGAAGACGGTCGTCACGGGCGTGGAGATGTTCCGCAAGCTGCTGGACGAGGGCATGGCGGGCGACAACATCGGCGCGCTGGTGCGTGGCCTGAAGCGTGAGGATCTCGAGCGCGGCCAGGTGCTGGCCAAGCCGGGCTCCATCACCCCGCACACCAAGTTCAAGGCGCAGATCTACGTGCTCACGAAGGAAGAGGGTGGCCGTCACACCCCGTTCTTCAAGGGCTACCGTCCGCAGTTCTACTTCCGCACCACGGACGTGACGGGCACCGTGAAGCTGCCGGAGAACGTCGAGATGGTGATGCCGGGCGACAACATCGCCATCGAGGTGGAGCTGATCACCCCTGTGGCCATGGAGAAGGAGCTGCGCTTCGCCGTTCGCGAGGGCGGCCGTACCGTGGGCGCCGGCGTCGTGGCCGAGATCATCGCCTAG
- the rplA gene encoding 50S ribosomal protein L1, whose translation MPQTGKKFRAAVAKVDRNKRYTVADGFQLLKETTGLRATKFDQTVEVALNLGVDPKHADQMVRGAVVLPHGTGATVRVAVFAKGERATEAETAGADVVGGDELAKRIEGGFLEFDTVIATPDMMGVVGRLGKVLGPRGLMPNPKVGTVTMDVAKAVRDAKGGKVEFRAEKAGIIHAKLGKASFTPEKLQENFNTLVDLVMKLKPATAKGVYLKGVAISATMSPGIKIDTTEILARHR comes from the coding sequence ATGCCTCAGACTGGTAAGAAGTTCCGCGCCGCCGTTGCCAAGGTGGACCGCAACAAGCGTTACACCGTGGCCGATGGCTTCCAGCTCCTGAAGGAGACCACGGGCCTGCGCGCCACGAAGTTCGATCAGACCGTGGAGGTCGCGCTCAACCTGGGCGTGGACCCGAAGCACGCGGACCAGATGGTCCGTGGCGCCGTCGTCCTTCCGCACGGCACCGGTGCCACGGTGCGCGTGGCCGTGTTCGCCAAGGGCGAGCGCGCCACCGAGGCCGAGACCGCTGGCGCCGATGTGGTCGGTGGCGACGAGCTGGCCAAGCGCATCGAGGGCGGCTTCCTCGAGTTCGACACCGTCATCGCCACCCCGGACATGATGGGCGTGGTCGGCCGGCTCGGTAAGGTGCTCGGTCCCCGCGGCCTCATGCCCAACCCGAAGGTCGGCACGGTGACCATGGACGTCGCCAAGGCCGTCCGCGATGCCAAGGGCGGTAAGGTCGAGTTCCGCGCCGAGAAGGCGGGCATCATCCACGCCAAGCTCGGCAAGGCCTCCTTCACCCCGGAGAAGCTCCAGGAGAACTTCAACACCCTGGTGGACCTGGTGATGAAGCTCAAGCCGGCCACTGCCAAGGGCGTCTACCTCAAGGGCGTGGCCATCTCCGCCACCATGAGCCCCGGCATCAAGATCGACACCACCGAAATCCTCGCCCGCCACCGGTAG